The Ostrea edulis chromosome 1, xbOstEdul1.1, whole genome shotgun sequence genomic sequence AATGCAGGAAATGATTCACCATAATCTTACCCGAAACATACTAAATTGTTAAAACCTACTATAATTCTAGTAGATTTCCCCAGAAAGATATGGTCCTGACAGGAGAAAGTCTGGCTTTATAGCCAGATTACTACAGCTCGCTGGCACCATATACCAGTCTGCCAGGAGGAAAACGGTGCAACACAACCGGTTCTACGGTATATACACTTAACCGGTGATTTCCAGACCAAGATTATCAATTTTGTAACAGTTTGATGACTACTTTTTGGCACTAATTAAGTAGTtataatgtagataagatataTCGATAAAGTGACCCATTGTTAACTAAAGACCCTAAGGTGGGGACCTGTccctgaaatattttttaaatgaaaaggtCAAGTAGAAAGTTCATACCTTCCCCCGCGTCACACACTACACGAGATATGTCATGTCGTACACACAATATTTGGTCCTTAGTCAGGGCGAATTCTTCTCCTGTTGAAAGCTGGCGTTGACAGGCATCACATGCAAAACAGGCGAGGTGATACACTCTGTCCCGGGCTCTCCTCACCCAGTCTGATGCCTGTATCCTCCGATTGCATTTAGAGCATTTGATTCCAAATTCACTATGATTAAAAAAAGAGAACTAGAAATATGTCCATAAGACATGAATGTCCCGCCCAATGTGACATTTGTAATGCAATATGAAAAACACCCCAGGGATTTATTAGTACCTGCTTATGGCCCGATATTCTGCCCCATTCATTCACGATGGAAAATGGGTTGAATTTTTCCATTTTGTGGAAAAATAATTACGAaacggaccccccccccccaaataaaaaaaaaagaaaatgatgcAGATTGAGAATGACCATAGGGGGCGATTGAGGGGAAGTAGctccatgtaaaaaaaaaaaaaaaaagggttaTATATACAGCTTTTCAATGGAGAGAGAAAGTTGCTGCACACTTCCTTCACTTTATCAACCTTATTAGAGGAGAAATGCAGTGCTTTCTCAATAGGGAGTTAGTACCAGAGTTTAAACCTTCAGTGAACTTAGTCAGGTGTGGTGCTCGTTTTTTATACAGGTAAATATGTGCTGTGTTCAAGTCATATCATAATGTGTACAAAATAAAGAGAACCTTTGAAACACTCTTTTCTATTGCTATTTGCTCTAAAAGCTTTATTACAGTTTTAAATCTCAGTTGTTTACAAGTCacacataaaaaagaaaatctttcaaacactCTCCCTCCTCAATCTAATCCATTATTTCTATTGCAGAGTGAGGTGATCTAATTAAAAAGAATGTccccattttcattttttaaatctttaaacTTTTTGACTTTTTGTATCACTCATTCATTTCACTGTGAatattattcataaaatttaccaattctttaaaaaaaaaaaatgctatgAAGACAGCAATTTGCATTGGTTAAATGTTGCCTAGCAATAAATAGGAAGGTtatcattattcaaaattacttctaacaaccaaaaaaaaccaccaaTTTATACATGAAATGCAGATCATAGATATCACAAACTACAtgacaaacactatatgccccgAACCTTTTCAGAAAAGGGCAAaacaatttttcattaattGCTTTAAAACTGAGCTAAACACCAAATAGGGAATggtgaggtcaaggtcacggggaaGGTGAAGGTAAACAAAATAATGCCACAGTGGAATAGCTCCACTAATATGTATAAGTGTAggaattttaataaaaatattgtcaatactAAGGTCTGTTCCggccggggtttgaatcccggccgcgacagacctaagtcgttaaaataggtagtgacagttccatcgccaaacgctcggcatcaggtgtgaatgtcacgggtcctcggagatgaccttaaaaacggatgacccgtgtcacagtaggtgtggcacgctaaaaaaaccctcactgctcaatggccgtaagcgccgagcataggcctaaatttgaagcccttcaccggtcttggtgacgtctacgtatgagtgaaaaagtctcgagtgagacgttaagcaagatacaatcaatcaatcattgtcAATATTTGCTTAGAAACTGAGCTCAAGACCAAACAGGGAAAagtgaggtcaaaggtcaaaggaAATGTCAAGGACAAAAATACTAATGCAGTTGAAAAGATGTCATCAATATGTGTCAGCATATAAGGTTTGATAAAAATGTCTTGaacaatttctttgaaaatgagTTAAACGCAAAGTGTGACGGAAGGACATACGGACGGACGGAAGACGGACatgacaaacactatacatGCCCCGACCATATTCATGGCAGGCaatgatgaaataaaatgaacaaacaTTTCATAATACTTCTACAGTTTCAACTAACACTCATTAAACATACACTGTACCTGGCATAATCCTGTCTGCAGTAAATCTTGTCACCTTTGATGAAACAGGTTTCCTTCTGCTCAAGAGAAGCGCAGCAGACACAACACCGGAGACAGTCTATGTGCCAACACGCGTCATTGACAAGAAGGAAATATCTATCCAGAATTGGTTCCTGACAACCCTCACAAATCTGACACTTACTCTGTAAGTCAACCATGTTTTATCttaacaaaatgaatatttttcaaataaatagtttattttatatttcttacTCTAGATGTTCTCTGTTTCAGACATGGCAGATACAAATGACAAATGTAGTCTGACTACACGTTCAACAAagtaatttattcaaaatagcgttttaattcatattttatgaATAGGTATTACGGCGTCAAAACAATCCTCACAGAGCAAAATATTAACTACCATgccaggtaaaaaaaaatctttcggTAAAAAATACTAACCGATTCAACAGCACACCGTTCTGCAAACGCTGCACCCGATAGAGAAGAGGGAGACCTTGGTGCCTCAGAAATCGTCTTCATCTTCTGTTGGTCACTGGACTGCTTTACACAGGTCAGGTCTGTTTCATCAGAAATATATCGGACTGCGACTATGCTAAACCTTTAATCCTGTTGACTGAGCACCATTCACATTCACATTGTGGATTGGGGGAGGGGTGACTGGCCACCATTCACAGTGTTGATTTTGGTAATTGTTTTCCATTTTAATTGATCTCTTTGATAGATCAAACGTTGACACGAAGCATCCCGTCGCGTGGCTGGCATGCACGCGCGTGTTTTGTtatttgaataataataatcacTTAAAATACGtcacatttttaaaactataaatcaCTGGAACGAATATTTGTACTATAACCCGATGCGATTCGATTATTTAAAAAACTGTATAATCATCTCtatatgtttttaatatatattattcataCTACAAATTCAAACAATTGATTGTGTTTTTAAGCTGCGTTATCATTACAACGTGGCGGTGGACGTACAAATTACATTCTAAAGTCTTCTCTTAAAGACCTACAACGTCCAAGTAtcatataattattttgtacagattcaaaaatcattttcataaaattacaaTGCCGCCTCCTTTTCATATCATCGAATCGTAACTGCTTTGACAGCTTCTATGCAGTTCTGTTTATGCGACGTTGTCAGGTGACCTACTGCTGAGATCCTTGTAGATTAATGTCATTATGCACTACGTGTATTGAACATTGTATGATTGTATTTTTAAGCTGCGTTATCATTACAACGTGGCGGTGGACATACAAATAACACGTGTTAATTAGCGTGTTATGAAGTTTTATGCCCAGCGTACTTTTTAAACTATAGTCATAAACACTGATCCTTAACTCAACCGAATGTGAGTTTAAACAATGTAAGCTGTAAACAATATTCAGCTGCATGTGAAAACATTCAagattataaaagaaaaaaatgggcggggaggggggggggggatcggGAAACAAGTCAATAGGCTTACATGTTAATGAGAGGTGTACatatttgaatttattgattattgtaaatgattacaaatatatatcatatatgatACTAGCAAACTGGAATTTCACACAGAACAGTTCCGAAATGGGataaatatgatataatatatacagTAATATTCTGGCTAACGTTTTGAGACAATATAACATGATAAgtacaaaatagaaaaatatagtATATACTACGTCACATATGATATGGactttaataaatatgtaatgCAGATCAAAGATATACTGCAaatatttgaacatatttcagcTTGTCTGTAAATATGTGTCGTTCTCTAAGCCTCCCCCCTCTTTTATGGGTAATATGAAGTAAAGGAGTGTTATTTCATGATGATTGTATGTGTTGTTTAATCCAAGGCAGACCATGTTGTTAATTCAGGCATGAATGCCAGGCGTTGTATAATCCGGAAATCTGTTCCGGTGTTATATAGTGAGAATTCCCcccatagtgagacttccccccgAAAGACTTGCAATATAGTGAAACTTCCCCCAGGGGAAGTCTGGTTATATAATGAGACTTCCCCCCAAACTATAAATAGTAAGGCTTCCCACCTACGTGCTTGGTCTGGATTTTGTTTTTCCGCCGGAATACTGACGATGGCATCTtattaacaaactcaaataattgaaaataccTTAACATCATTATTAATACATTATtgcacgcaataattgaattaatgtgcgtatgaaatcaattattgctctcatcaattaaattgatgaatTATCACTCTGAATAAAGTCATCATTTTCTCCAGTTCTAGCATTGAAATCCCCAGTTATATATACAGTGCCATCATTTTTGTACTTACAAATAGAATCTTCTAGTAGctgaaaaatatcaacatcagtCTTATAACAGAATACGCTATTTTCTGGGGGCAAATAACAGAAAGCTATATATAACTCATCATCCGGATTACCCGTGACTATTTTCATCCAAATAAtactttctaaaatattttcagcAATACTAATTTTGTTATTTACAGAGTTCTTGTAAAAAATAACAATTCCACCACTTCTAACCTTTCAAGAGAAAACAAATTTTTCATACCCTGATAAgaaaaaacaagcattctgagagtatttcatggcaatacatagtttcctaccggttgcaaaagttactgtaccacaacaatattcaaagttcattatgtaggttatggtaaaagggaaaattggggaaccaggataggaatggttgaaAATCAACTACTaatcgagtagagactagaccaaaaaaatgccaatttataattaggtttaggtctttaaccaagtcaataaactgtgacatgtagatgatcatgaataatttagctatattgttgtattactatgctagaagttttaatgagtgtagtactcttatctacagagataagaaacttggatgtaaactaacaatttatgctatttttctaagtccaagggccataacttaatgaaaaatcaacggaccaagatgaaattccatcttgatctgtaacttattatggcaaagcaatgtaccaaatatcaaatgaatatctgcaagaacaactaaaaaaaaaagtccggaaaacataaTTCCTGCTATTTTTCGaagtccaagggtcataaccaagtgaaaaatcaacgtaccaagacgaaattcaaagaaatgaaagaaaatgcattttttgtgacaaaAATGACTTAAGTGATgagtttcattatattttagttTGTCCACACTTATGTTTGTACAGAAATCGTTTTATTAATTTGGAAAACAGAACaaatattaatattatcaaaTACACTTATATCAACACTTTGATTAATTAACTTTTATGCGCTAGTCCTCCAGAATATGTACATTGCATCATGTACATGTTCTTTATGTACGGTATATGCATaggtgtatgtatatgtgtgtgtatgtatgtgttctgttttttctttcttccttttttccttttctcttttgttctactctggatactgactttgtgtattgtatactgcaGTATTTGCatttctctataccttttgtACAATGTTTTCCTAGAATAAATCATCATCATAACTAACTGTACAGTGGGTGCGTCGTCCATTGCCACATTTTTCCTCCCCCAGTAGAACTATAGCCGATCCCTGACCATCTTAGTCCTGTGTCCTGATTGTTTAAATTGCTTCGGAATGGGGGTACAAATTGCGTCGTCTATCTTCTACCTCAGATATTTTTCATGCACTCTATAAGGTTTTCCTTTCAGTTTGTAAGCACTTTTCTTTACGTTCACCAAACCTCCATTATAGAGGAACCGTGCCACTAATATCTTTCCCACTTGCAAAGCATCCAAAACGGTGAACATTCCCAAACTCTATATTGCTCTCTATTCATTGTTTGACTCCCCACCAAGTCCAGTGAATACCaagttatttttcatagatctgcattttaaatccaacACTGATGACTCTTTTAAACTAGTAATGTCTCTGCTTATGTTactattctcactgttttctttcaATATGCTACAAAAATCTTTACGGACAGCTTGTATTTCGCATTTCTACTCCTGGCTCAGCCGT encodes the following:
- the LOC125664903 gene encoding LIM/homeobox protein Awh-like encodes the protein MVDLQSKCQICEGCQEPILDRYFLLVNDACWHIDCLRCCVCCASLEQKETCFIKGDKIYCRQDYASEFGIKCSKCNRRIQASDWVRRARDRVYHLACFACDACQRQLSTGEEFALTKDQILCVRHDISRVVCDAGEVSCKQKTKRVRSSFTEEQLQILQANFRIESNPDGQALNRIALMTGISRRVTQVWFQNARARQKKQQLCSNQTSQLSSSCLHVQWSSGSEGQFSDSTSE